The following coding sequences lie in one Vanessa tameamea isolate UH-Manoa-2023 chromosome 17, ilVanTame1 primary haplotype, whole genome shotgun sequence genomic window:
- the LOC113400305 gene encoding actin-related protein 2/3 complex subunit 2 — protein sequence MILLEINNRIIEETLSVKYKNALARLKPESIDVTLADFDGVLFHISNVNGDKTKVRVSISLKFYKQLEEHGADELLKRVYGPLLSEPESGYNVSILLDMENIPDDWEAIVKKVGLLKRNCFASVFERYFRLQEDGDVGHKRAVINYRQDETLYVEAQEDRVTVVFSTVFRHEDDIVIGKVFMQELKEGRRASHTAPQVLFSHKEPPLELLDTDAKVGENISYVTFVLFPRHTCEAARDNTIDLLHMFRDYLHYHIKCSKVYVHSRMRAKAGELLKVLNRARPASSARPAERKTITGRTFVRRD from the exons atgatCTTGCTAGAGATCAATAATAGAATTATAGAAGAAACACTATcagtcaaatataaaaatgcactGGCGCG cttAAAGCCTGAGTCTATAGATGTAACACTAGCAGATTTTGATGGAGTGCTGTTTCATATATCCAATGTCAATGGGGATAAAACCAAAGTTAGG GTTAGTATATCACTGAAGTTCTATAAGCAGTTAGAAGAGCATGGAGCAGATGAACTGCTTAAAAGGGTCTATGGGCCTCTACTCAGTGAACCTGAATCAG GTTATAATGTATCAATCCTGCTTGATATGGAGAATATTCCGGATGATTGGGAGGCGATTGTGAAAAAAGTGGGCTTGCTAAAGAGAAACTGCTTTGCATCGGTTTTTGAACGCTACTTCCGGCTGCAGGAGGATGGCGATGTGGGCCACAAACGTGCCGTCATTAACTACCGACAAGATGAGACCCT ATACGTAGAGGCTCAAGAAGATCGCGTTACCGTGGTATTCTCTACAGTGTTTCGTCATGAGGATGATATAGTTATCGGCAAGGTGTTTATGCAAGAGCTTAAAGAGGGTCGGAGAGCGTCTCATACCGCACCACAg gTTCTATTTTCACACAAAGAGCCGCCGTTAGAATTGCTGGACACAGATGCGAAAGTAGGCGAAAATATAAGTTATGTCACATTCG TGCTGTTCCCACGACACACGTGCGAGGCGGCGCGCGACAACACCATCGACCTCCTACACATGTTCCGCGACTACCTCCATTATCACATCAAATGTTCGAAG GTGTACGTGCACTCGCGCATGCGCGCCAAGGCGGGCGAGCTGCTCAAGGTGCTGAACCGCGCGCGCCCCGCCTCCAGCGCGCGCCCCGCCGAGCGCAAGACCATCAC GGGGAGAACGTTCGTGAGACGAGATTGA
- the LOC113400304 gene encoding serine/threonine-protein kinase mTOR, whose protein sequence is MSNQVTAFVAGLKSRNVDIQTKTARELYHFAKTELREVPQEELTQFLDEFNHQIFEMVSSNDVHEKKGGVLAIVCLIGGDCDTTKTRITRFANYLRNLLPSSDVGVMELAAKTVGRLATVSGVKRAEYVEFEVKRAFEWLSEERNEGRRHSAVLLLKEMAIAMPTYFYQQVSGFFDHILIALKDPKQQIREAAAKALRAGLVVTAQRETAKQSTAKPQWYMQCYEDAMSSFEEIPIKEKGITKEDRVHGGLLILNELLRCSNAAWEKKYTYLMRSLDTQKDITVSDDIIFISSKLHSPSVKRGYLCDGFKTENVQYPVPIYESEVCKKLLTEKIERTCQDVMSQRLLKTQGVPQILLIIIPRLAAFNKELFLKKYLNSTMHYLITSIKSREKDRNMAFTTLGLMAAAIEGDIKTFIPRIMDVIKQALPNTRDTQSKKRMWIDPSIFACITLLSSAVKDLVISDIKELLDAMFATGLSPSLTICLKELSQNLPTLKGEISEGLLNMLSQVLRNKPFLHPGVPRNLEQQSNMSLVIELQDTANIVLALRTLGTFQFEGQHSLLTFVRRCADHFLQSEQQEVRVEAVKTSAKLLAVATARTVKTPSRTLTMLTAEVVGKMLVVSVTDPDYEVRYWVLESLTKIFDTHLAQIENLSFLFIAMNDEHLEIRELAICTIGRLSIVNPAYVMPGLRKILIQFLTELEHSGMSRNKEQAARMLDNLILHAPKLVKPYMETILNVLVPKLKEADLNPGVVISVLKAVGDLADVHGDNTGLKKCLPELLTILLDLLSDASATDKRSVALWAFGQLISATGHVVTPYTEYPNLMDVLLNFLKTEQQPKDRRETIRVLGLLGALDPYKHKMTRGLIDGKPDSSLVPVADSKAEENNFDMTTSEMLVNMSSPVLDEYYPAIVISTLMRILRDPTLQQHHTSVVQAVTFIFQSLGIKCVPYISRVTPSLLYVARATDNNNFREFLFTQLAKLIAIVKQHIRNYLDKIFDLIKEFWTPNSPLQPTLILLVEHIAIALGSEFKVYLPQLMPQILRVLAHDTSKDRVVTEKLLFALQKFEDNLDDYMHLVIPSIVKLFDASDCPIPVAKVAMETVDYLSDSLNYSELVSRIIHPLVRSLDTCYTLRTTAMDTLCALIIQLGRKYNDFIPLVQKVIVKHRIQHQNYELLLSKLQSNSTLAVDDFLQSTRRKPRNNNQEARIVACDSSQSIRKLYVNAHSLKVAWTVSSRVSKDDWLEWLRRFSIGLLTESHSPALRACLALAHNYSQLLRDLFNAAFVSCWTELDNTSRTELSNALEQALTAPDAPELAHTVLNLAEFMEHCEGGALPISTHLLGERAMHCRAYAKALHYKEEEFRNGATSQVVEALIHINNKLQQKEAAEGLLERVMAQREADDAKLKVQIRWYEKLHNWEKALNLYGEKLVGDDENTESYLGEMRCFEALGEWVKLYHTVSKRWVKMSDDEKFKSARLAAASAWGLNEWDSMTNYVNFLPENSQDGAFYRAVLNIHNEDYDVSKLYIDQARTILDSELTAVAGESYQRAYGALVNAQLLAELEEVITYKLVPERRESIRQAWWTRLQGGQRLVEDWRKILQVRSLVLTPQEDMATWLKFASLCRKSGAPRQAHTTLVMLLGIDPSKNRDMPLPAHEPRLTLAYAKHLWVAGDKQLAYDQLQRYVETVDTGDAEQCRLLARCHLKLGSWCESLLGINKLSIPEILRNYSAATSLSSDWYKAWHAWAYMNFETVLFYKHQEADMTNPEEIKAAAEYIQTHTVPAVEGFFKSINLSHGSSLQDTLRLLTLWFDYGHHPAVHEALVEGIRTIEINVWLQVIPQLIARIDTPRALVGKLIHSLLIDIGKSHPQALVYPLTVASKSSFVDRKNAANQILKSMCTHSNNLVNQAAMISEELIRVAILWHEQWHEALEEASRLYFSEHDVKAMFKTLEPLHAMLERGPKTLKEISFSQAYGRDLNEAQEWCNRFKDSGLVRDLNQAWDLYYHVFRRISRQLPQLTSLELQYVSPNLLNCRDLELAVPGSYVPDQDLIRIAHIQSSLQVITSKQRPRRLCIRGSNGKDYMFLLKGHEDLRQDERVMQLFGLVNTLLQADPDTFRRDLAIQRYAVIPLSTNSGLIGWVPHCDTLHSLIRDYRDKRKILLNIEHRIMQRMASDLERLMLMQKVEVFEHALEHTAGDDLAKLLWLKSPSSEVWFERRTNYTRSLAVMSMVGYILGLGDRHPSNIMLDRVTGKFLHIDFGDCFEVAVTRDKFPEKIPFRLTRMLINAMEVTGIEGTYRRTCESVMEVLHRHKDSVMAVLEAFVYDPLLNWRLIDAGRRSRADDACSADASPPDAEPPAETNLNKRALAIVNRVRDKLTGRDFTHIDDASVSVQKQVDLLIQQATSNENLCQCYVGWCPFW, encoded by the exons atgtcTAATCAAGTGACCGCCTTCGTCGCGGGATTAAAATCTAGAAATGTGGATATTCAGACAAAAACGGCACGCGAACTATACCATTTTGCTAAAACTGAACTTCGCGAAGTACCCCAAGAAGAGCTTACTCAATTTCTGGATGAATTTAATCATCAAATATTCGAAATGGTTTCTAGTAATGATGTCCATGAGAAAAAGGGTGGAGTGCTGGCTATag TCTGCCTTATTGGAGGTGATTGCGATACTACTAAAACAAGAATCACAAGATTTGCTAATTACTTGAGAAACTTATTACCTTCCTCTGATGTGGGTGTAATGGAACTAGCTGCTAAAACAGTAGGCCGTCTAGCTACTGTTTCTGGAGTAAAAAGAGCTGAGTATGTAGAGTTTGAAGTTAAAAGGGCTTTTGAATGGTTGTCAGAGGAGAGAAATGAGGGTAGGCGCCATTCAGCTGTATTATTGTTAAAAGAAATGGCTATAGCTATGCCAACATACTTTTATCAACAAGTCTCAGGTTTTTTTGatcatattttaattgcttTGAAAGATCCTAAACAGCAAATTAGGGAAGCGGCTGCAAAAGCTCTAAGAGCTGGCTTAGTAGTAACAGCCCAAAGAGAAACAGCAAAGCAATCCACTGCTAAACCTCAGTGGTATATGCAATGTTATGAAGACGCCATGTCTTCATTTGAAGAAATACCTATAAAAGAAAAGGGAATCACAAAAGAAGATAGAGTTCACGGTGGTCTTCTTATCCTTAATGAGCTGTTAAGATGTTCAAATGCTGCATGGGAAAAAAAGTATACATATCTTATGCGCAGTCTCGATACACAAAAAGACATCACTGTGTcagatgatattatttttattagctcCAAGCTACATAGTCCATCTGTAAAAAGAGGCTACTTGTGTGATGGGTTCAAAACTGAAAATGTTCAGTATCCGGTTCCCATATATGAGTCAGAAGtttgtaagaaattgttaactGAAAAAATAGAAAGGACTTGTCAAG ATGTGATGTCTCAGAGACTTCTCAAAACACAAGGAGTTCcacaaatacttttaataataattccaagATTGGCagcatttaataaagaattatttttaaagaaatatctcAACTCTACTATGCATTATCTCATAACATCAATCAAAAGTAGGGAAAAAGATAGAAATATGGCATTTACTACATTGGGGTTGATGGCAGCTGCTATTGAAGGTGATattaaaactttcatccctAGAATAATGGATGTGATAAAACAAGCCTTACCAAATACCAGAGATACTCAGAGTAAAAAGAGAATGTGGATTGACCCATCTATATTTGCATGTATAACATTGCTCAGTAGTGCTGTAAAGGATCTTGTTATTAGTGACATCAAAGAACTATTGGATGCAATGTTTGCAACTGGCCTAAGTCCATCACTAACAATTTGCTTAAAAGAGTTGAGCCAAAACTTACCTACATTAAAAGGAGAAATTTCAGAAGGACTTTTAAATATGCTTTCTCAAGTTTTACGAAACAAGCCATTCTTACATCCTGGCGTACCAAGAAATTTAGAACAACAGAGTAATATGAGTCTTGTAATAGAGCTTCAAGATACTGCAAACATAGTTCTTGCATTAAGAACACTTGGGACATTCCAATTTGAGGGTCAACATAGTTTACTTACATTCGTAAGACGTTGCGCCGACCACTTCTTACAAAGTGAGCAACAAGAAGTTAGAGTGGAAGCAGTAAAAACATCGGCTAAATTATTAGCAGTTGCTACAGCACGAACTGTAAAAACTCCATCTAGAACCCTAACCATGTTAACTGCTGAAGTTGTTGGTAAAATGTTAGTTGTATCAGTTACAGACCCAGATTATGAAGTAAGGTATTGGGTTCTGGAGTCTCtgactaaaatatttgatactCATTTGGcacaaatagaaaatttaagttttctttTCATTGCCATGAATGATGAGCATTTGGAAATACGAGAATTAGCAATTTGCACAATTGGTCGACTTAGTATTGTGAACCCTGCATATGTAATGCCAGGACTtcgaaaaattttaatacagtttttaaCAGAACTAGAACATTCGGGAATGAGTCGAAACAAGGAACAGGCAGCCAGAATGTTAGATAATCTTATTTTGCATGCTCCTAAACTTGTAAAACCATATATGGAAACAATCTTAAATGTTCTTGTTCCAAAGTTAAAAGAAGCTGATTTAAATCCAGGAGTAGTAATTAGTGTTTTAAAAGCTGTAGGTGATTTGGCTGATGTTCATGGTGATAATACTGGACTCAAAAAATGTTTACCAGAACTTTTGACAATTCTTCTTGATTTGCTTTCTGATGCCAGTGCTACTGATAAGAGAAGTGTCGCTTTGTGGGCATTTGGACAGTTGATAAGTGCTACGGGCCATGTCGTTACACCATACACTGAATATCCGAATCTAATGGATGTTTtactaaatttcttaaaaactgAACAACAACCTAAGGACAGGCGTGAAACAATTCGAGTTTTGGGACTTCTTGGGGCCTTAGATCCTTACAAACATAAGATGACAAGAGGTTTGATTGATGGTAAACCAGATTCTAGCTTAGTACCGGTTGCTGATAGTAAAGCTGAAGAAAACAACTTTGATATGACAACAAGTGAAATGTTAGTGAACATGTCTTCACCAGTTCTTGATGAATACTATCCAGCTATCGTTATTTCTACCCTTATGCGTATCCTTCGAGATCCAACACTCCAACAACATCATACAAGTGTAGTTCAAGCTGTGACGTTTATATTTCAATCATTGGGCATAAAATGCGTTCCATATATCTCCCGCGTTACGCCAAGTCTTCTGTATGTTGCTCGTGCGActgataacaataattttcgAGAATTTCTTTTTACACAGTTAGCAAAGCTTATAGCTATTGTCAAGCAACATATTCGTAACtatttggataaaatatttgatcTAATAAAAGAGTTTTGGACTCCAAATAGTCCTTTGCAACCTACATTAATATTGCTAGTTGAACATATAGCTATAGCGCTTGGATCGGAGTTCAAAGTATACTTGCCGCAATTGATGCCTCAAATACTACGAGTTCTTGCTCACGATACCAGTAAAGACAGAGTTGTTACAGAGAAACTCCTGTTTGCTTTACAAAAGTTTGAAGATAATCTTGACGATTATATGCATTTAGTTATTCCATCGATTGTGAAATTATTTGACGCTTCTGACTGTCCTATTCCAGTGGCTAAAGTAGCTATGGAAACAGTCGATTACCTATCAGATTCCTTGAATTATAGCGAACTCGTTTCTAGGATAATACATCCTCTCGTAAGGAGCTTAGATACATGCTATACTTTAAGAACAACGGCCATGGATACTTTGTGTGCTCTTATTATACAACTCGGAAGAAAGTACAACGATTTTATTCCACTTGTTCAAAAAGTCATCGTTAAGCACAGAATACAACATCAGAATTATGaacttttactttcaaaattgcAGTCAAATTCTACTTTAGCCGTTGATGATTTTTTGCAAAGCACTAGACGAAAACCTAGGAATAACAATCAAGAG GCCCGTATAGTAGCTTGCGATTCTTCACAGTCTATCCGCAAACTATATGTTAATGCTCATAGCTTAAAAGTAGCTTGGACAGTCAGTAGCAGAGTGTCAAAGGATGATTGGCTGGAATGGTTGCGACGTTTCAGCATCGGACTACTTACAGAATCACATAGCCCAGCATTGAG aGCTTGTCTGGCTCTTGCGCATAATTATTCCCAGTTACTACGTGATCTATTCAACGCTGCCTTTGTTTCCTGCTGGACGGAATTGGATAACACATCGCGAACAGAATTATCGAATGCTTTGGAACAGGCATTGACGGCTCCTGATGCGCCAGAATTAGCACACACTGTTTTAAACCTTGCCGAATTTATGGAACATTGTGAAGGCGGTGCACTACCGATTTCTACACACCTGCTCGGAGAAAGAGCTATGCATTGTAGAGCATATGCCAAAGCACTTCATTATAag gaAGAAGAGTTTCGTAACGGAGCTACCTCACAGGTTGTAGAGGCTTTGATACATATTAACAATAAGTTACAACAAAAAGAAGCAGCCGAAGGCTTACTCGAACGAGTAATGGCTCAACGCGAAGCTGATGATGCAAAGTTGAAAGTTCAGATTAGATGGTATGAGAAATTGCATAATTGGGAAAAAGCGTTGAACTTATATGGAGAAAAACTAGTTGGAGATGATGAAAACACGGAATCATATCTCGGTGAAATGCGATGTTTTGAAGCATTAGGTGAATGGGTCAAACTATACCACACAGTTTCCAAGCGCTGGGTAAAAATGAGCGATGACGAAAAATTCAAATCGGCCAGATTAGCCGCTGCCTCTGCTTGGGGCTTAAATGAATGGGATTCAATGACTAATTATGTCAACTTTTTACCTGAAAATTCGCAAGATGGTGCTTTTTACAGAGCTGTTCTTAATATTCATAATGAAGACTATGATGTCTCCAAACTTTACATCGACCAAGCACGAACTATTTTAGATTCTGAATTGACTGCAGTCGCTGGAGAAAGTTATCAGAGAGCTTACGGGGCTTTGGTAAATGCTCAATTACTCGCCGAATTAGAGGAAGTCATCACGTACAAATTGGTTCCTGAAAGACGAGAGTCTATTAGACAAGCTTGGTGGACAAGACTTCAAGGTGGACAAAGATTAGTTGAAGACTGGCGCAAAATTCTTCAAGTTCGTAGTTTAGTACTAACGCCTCAAGAAGATATGGCCACCTGGTTGAAATTCGCTTCACTTTGCAGAAAAAGTGGAGCACCACGCCAGGCTCACACAACCCTAGTGATGCTTCTCGGTATAGATCCAAGCAAAAATCGTGATATGCCACTTCCAGCTCACGAGCCGAGATTAACTCTCGCTTACGCAAAACATCTGTGGGTCGCTGGTGACAAGCAACTAGCTTATGATCAGTTGCAGCGCTATGTAGAGACCGTCGATACTGGAGATGCAGAACAATGTCGTCTATTAGCTCGTTGTCACTTAAAATTGGGTTCTTGGTGTGAATCTTTGTTAGGTATCAATAAACTCTCGATTCCTGAGATTCTGCGCAATTACTCGGCTGCGACCAGCCTTTCGTCCGATTGGTATAAAGCTTGGCACGCATGGGCCTACATGAATTTTGAAACTGTCCTCTTTTACAAGCATCAAGAGGCTGATATGACTAACCCGGAAGAGATCAAAGCGGCAGCGGAATACATACAAACTCACACAGTTCCGGCAGTTGAAGGGTTCTTTAAATCGATAAATTTGTCCCATGGTAGTTCGCTTCAAGATACATTGAGACTGCTCACGCTATGGTTTGACTATGGACACCATCCCGCTGTTCATGAAGCTCTCGTAGAAGGTATAAgaactattgaaataaatgtgtgGCTTCAGGTCATACCCCAACTCATAGCACGGATCGACACTCCAAGAGCTTTAGTAGGAAAACTTATACACTCATTGTTGATAGATATCGGCAAATCTCATCCTCAAGCTCTAGTGTACCCTTTGACGGTGGCATCGAAGTCGTCATTCGTAGACCGCAAGAATGCAgctaatcaaattttaaaatcaatgtgtACTCATTCAAACAACTTGGTCAATCAAGCCGCTATGATATCTGAAGAGCTGATCAGAGTCGCTATACTGTGGCACGAACAGTGGCATGAAGCTTTGGAAGAAGCTTCTAGATTATATTTCAGTGAACATGACGTTAAGGCTATGTTCAAGACCTTGGAACCTCTACACGCGATGTTAGAGAGAGGtccaaaaacattaaaagaaatttCTTTTAGCCAAGCTTATGGACGAGATCTCAATGAAGCCCAAGAATGGTGCAATCGGTTTAAG GATTCGGGCCTTGTCCGAGATTTAAATCAAGCCTGGGATCTGTACTACCACGTGTTCCGTCGCATTAGCCGACAGCTCCCGCAACTTACGTCGCTGGAGCTGCAGTACGTGAGCCCGAATTTGCTCAACTGCCGTGACCTGGAACTCGCCGTGCCCGGATCGTACGTGCCCGACCAAGACCTCATACGTATTGCGCATATACAAAGCAGTCTACAG gTGATAACATCTAAGCAACGACCACGCCGACTCTGCATTCGCGGCTCCAACGGCAAAGACTACATGTTCCTCCTCAAAGGTCACGAAGATCTACGTCAGGACGAGCGGGTAATGCAACTGTTCGGCCTCGTCAACACCTTACTACAAGCCGATCCCGACACCTTTAGAAGAGACCTGGCCATACAAAGATATGCAGTAATCCCTCTTTCCACTAATTCCGGGCTGATCGGCTGGGTCCCACACTGTGACACTCTACACTCGCTGATAAGAGACTACAGAGATAAAAGGAAGATTTTGCTTAATATTGAACATCGGATTATGCAAAGAATGGCGTCAGATTTGGAAAGGTTGATGTTGATGCAAAAG GTGGAAGTTTTCGAACATGCACTTGAGCATACAGCCGGGGACGACCTAGCAAAATTGTTATGGCTGAAGAGCCCTTCATCGGAGGTTTGGTTCGAACGTCGCACGAACTACACGCGCTCGCTGGCAGTGATGAGCATGGTGGGCTACATCCTGGGTCTAGGCGACCGTCATCCTTCGAACATAATGCTCGATAGAGTCACTGGAAAATTTTTGCACATTGATTTCGGAGATTGCTTTGAAGTAGCTGTCACGAGGGATAAATTTCCTGAAAAAATACCATTTAGGTTGACGAGGATGCTTATCAATGCGATGGAG GTAACCGGCATCGAGGGCACGTACCGGCGCACGTGCGAGTCGGTGATGGAGGTGCTGCACCGCCACAAGGACAGCGTGATGGCGGTGCTGGAGGCCTTCGTGTACGACCCGCTGCTCAACTGGCGCCTCATCGACGCGGGGCGGCGCTCGCGCGCGGACGACGCGTGCTCGGCCGACGCGTCGCCGCCCGACGCCGAGCCGCCCGCCGAGACCAACCTCAACAAGCGCGCGCTGGCCATCGTCAACCGCGTGCGCGACAAGCTCACGGGCCGCGACTTCACGCACATCGACGACGCCAGCGTGTCCGTGCAGAAGCAGGTCGACCTGCTCATCCAGCAGGCCACCAGCAACGAGAACCTGTGCCAGTGCTACGTTGGCTGGTGCCCGTTTTGGTAG